A part of Paenibacillus sp. IHBB 10380 genomic DNA contains:
- a CDS encoding FtsK/SpoIIIE family DNA translocase gives MAKRRKKKKALLSSVLKYEIYGIILITLSVIALSGEATVGWSLSKIFALFLGRFYFVFPLIGIYFGLMVMINRKWPTRWNSRKSGLVLLVLALTLMSSLSGLEKKLQPIELNSGSIFKQGQMDLHEALLSPSVETERSMMDKDIGGGYVGTVQYTVLFWLFGTIGAKLMMIVMFVISFMLITNLSYIDLIRIVRTKVWKTGSSLTKQFVTHRQSVNQTKSNAKSATVHKSRLLPEDEDEEDEDFSLPKTKRSTPLFFQLFGSKKKSTRADTEGQEGSPVIQDQSLIDEDDLEAEEHKHPWIRAAETKSPEIVATPIIRNFFEQVKSEGMIEEDDLEDVFTGQEVEDLKNVIMNNPDVAAVGHTRDQDQGDMNKLDDVSTSEVLTSDVDIMPEEPIVQAPPPKPYILPPFRLLAKQQGNGNSGDQQDYMQTARKLEATLESFGVRAKVLEVVRGPAVTRYEIQPDIGVKVSRIVSLTDDIALALAAKDIRMEAPIPGKSAIGIEVPNNEVSIVTMREVMETSIFQDAESKLSVAFGRDISGQTIIGNLAKMPHLLVAGATGSGKSVCINGIIASILYKAKPDEVKFLMVDPKMVELNVYNGIPHLLAPVVTDPKRASLALKKIVVEMEKRYEQFSKSGTRNIEGYNKLMKDNLPAILPYIVVIVDELADLMMVAANDVEDAITRLAQMARAAGIHLIIATQRPSVDVITGVIKANIPSRIAFGVSSQIDSRTILDMGGAEKLLGRGDMLFLPMGSSKPIRVQGAFINDQEVENIVDYVRDQGQAKYDEFLVPEVEEASANVDEMLDELYDQAVQIILEAKQASVSLLQRRMRVGYTRAARLIDSMESRGIIGPYEGSKPREVLLSIEQYQQQNKISS, from the coding sequence TTGGCAAAAAGAAGAAAAAAGAAAAAAGCTTTACTTAGCAGCGTACTTAAATATGAAATATATGGGATTATTCTCATCACATTATCCGTTATTGCACTATCAGGTGAAGCTACAGTCGGATGGTCTCTATCCAAAATATTCGCCCTTTTTCTAGGAAGGTTTTACTTTGTATTTCCACTTATAGGAATTTACTTTGGTCTTATGGTCATGATCAATAGGAAGTGGCCTACACGATGGAATTCACGTAAAAGTGGCTTAGTATTACTTGTACTTGCTCTAACATTGATGAGTAGCCTATCTGGATTAGAGAAAAAGCTACAACCGATCGAACTAAATTCGGGTAGCATTTTTAAACAAGGGCAAATGGATTTACATGAAGCGCTCTTATCGCCTTCGGTTGAAACAGAACGTTCTATGATGGATAAAGATATCGGTGGCGGATACGTGGGTACGGTGCAGTATACTGTACTTTTCTGGTTGTTTGGTACTATCGGTGCTAAATTAATGATGATCGTTATGTTTGTTATTAGTTTTATGTTGATTACAAACTTGTCTTACATAGATTTGATACGAATTGTCCGTACAAAAGTCTGGAAGACAGGATCAAGTTTAACAAAGCAGTTCGTAACACATCGTCAGTCTGTGAATCAGACCAAATCTAATGCTAAGTCTGCAACCGTGCATAAGAGTCGGCTCTTGCCTGAAGACGAAGATGAGGAAGATGAGGACTTTAGCCTTCCTAAGACTAAGCGCTCGACGCCTTTATTTTTTCAGCTGTTTGGTAGTAAAAAGAAATCTACAAGAGCGGATACGGAGGGTCAAGAAGGATCGCCTGTTATTCAAGACCAATCCTTGATCGATGAAGATGACCTTGAAGCAGAGGAACATAAGCATCCTTGGATTAGAGCGGCAGAGACGAAGTCGCCAGAGATTGTAGCTACACCGATCATCCGAAATTTCTTCGAACAGGTGAAGTCTGAAGGTATGATAGAGGAAGATGATCTAGAGGATGTCTTTACTGGACAGGAAGTTGAAGATTTAAAGAATGTGATTATGAATAATCCAGACGTAGCTGCTGTGGGTCATACTAGGGATCAGGATCAAGGGGATATGAACAAATTGGATGATGTTTCTACTTCGGAAGTCTTAACGAGCGATGTTGATATCATGCCTGAGGAACCGATTGTACAAGCCCCACCTCCAAAGCCGTACATATTGCCTCCGTTCCGATTACTTGCGAAACAGCAAGGTAATGGTAATTCGGGTGATCAGCAGGATTACATGCAAACAGCCCGTAAACTTGAAGCTACACTGGAGAGCTTCGGAGTTCGTGCGAAGGTGTTAGAGGTTGTTCGAGGTCCTGCAGTAACTCGTTATGAAATACAGCCTGATATTGGGGTGAAGGTGAGCAGAATTGTTAGCCTGACTGATGATATCGCTTTGGCGCTTGCGGCGAAGGATATTCGAATGGAAGCACCTATTCCAGGGAAATCAGCCATTGGGATTGAAGTGCCCAACAATGAAGTGTCTATTGTAACGATGCGTGAAGTGATGGAGACTTCGATATTTCAGGATGCTGAGTCTAAGCTTTCTGTCGCTTTCGGTAGAGATATATCGGGCCAAACGATTATAGGCAACCTTGCTAAGATGCCCCATCTTCTTGTAGCGGGTGCCACAGGGTCAGGCAAATCTGTCTGTATTAATGGGATTATCGCAAGTATCCTTTATAAGGCGAAGCCTGACGAAGTGAAGTTCCTCATGGTAGATCCTAAGATGGTTGAGTTAAATGTATATAATGGGATTCCTCATTTGCTGGCTCCCGTTGTGACTGATCCTAAGCGAGCTTCATTAGCACTGAAAAAAATTGTGGTTGAGATGGAAAAGCGCTATGAGCAGTTCTCTAAATCGGGGACACGTAATATTGAAGGTTATAATAAATTAATGAAAGATAATTTGCCAGCTATATTACCTTATATTGTAGTCATTGTGGATGAGTTAGCTGACTTGATGATGGTAGCTGCCAACGATGTTGAGGATGCAATTACGCGGCTTGCACAGATGGCACGTGCAGCAGGTATTCACTTAATCATCGCTACACAGAGACCTTCTGTTGATGTTATTACCGGTGTCATTAAGGCCAATATCCCTTCAAGAATTGCTTTTGGAGTATCTTCTCAAATCGATTCTAGAACCATTCTAGATATGGGTGGAGCTGAGAAGTTGCTGGGTAGAGGAGATATGCTCTTCCTACCGATGGGTTCTTCTAAACCGATTCGAGTGCAAGGGGCATTCATAAATGATCAAGAGGTAGAGAATATTGTCGATTATGTACGTGATCAAGGACAGGCTAAATATGACGAATTTCTAGTACCTGAAGTAGAGGAAGCGTCAGCGAATGTAGATGAAATGCTTGATGAACTATATGATCAAGCAGTGCAAATCATACTTGAAGCCAAGCAAGCATCGGTATCTTTATTGCAGAGAAGAATGAGGGTGGGTTATACTCGAGCCGCACGTTTAATTGATTCTATGGAGTCACGTGGAATTATCGGACCGTACGAAGGGAGTAAGCCCCGCGAGGTTCTTTTATCAATAGAGCAGTATCAACAGCAGAACAAAATAAGTTCATGA
- a CDS encoding YlzJ-like family protein: MTLYTVIPMETIWEGSLKEPELTADIQINGILMQVMPRQNNTAQIVRLLNCSLADYLNPAYAPGQIISYLPYLKNEAFD; this comes from the coding sequence ATGACACTTTATACGGTTATTCCTATGGAGACAATATGGGAAGGAAGCTTGAAGGAGCCCGAACTAACAGCTGACATCCAAATAAATGGTATTCTCATGCAAGTCATGCCAAGGCAAAACAATACAGCTCAAATTGTTAGACTCCTTAACTGTTCTTTAGCAGATTACTTGAATCCAGCTTATGCTCCGGGGCAAATAATTAGTTATCTTCCTTACTTGAAAAATGAGGCTTTTGACTGA
- a CDS encoding ClpP family protease → MTSHSGDTNHEFNAKTSEENEIPENLPLNEEAQVVNTIEQLGQTAVPSSESNIFCMTIIGQIEGHIVLPPQNKTTKYEHIIPQLVAAEQNKSIDALLIVLNTVGGDVEAGLAIAEMIASLTKPTVTVVIGGGHSIGVPIAVASTYSIIAESATMTIHPIRLNGLVIGVPQTFEYMEKMQERIVRFVTSHSRISEEKFKNLMFQTGELNRDIGTAVGGLDAVEYGLMDEVGGIGKALAKLNLMIDEQKRTLLQGRVQ, encoded by the coding sequence ATGACAAGCCATTCCGGCGATACGAATCATGAATTTAATGCAAAAACATCTGAGGAGAATGAAATTCCAGAAAATTTGCCCTTGAATGAAGAAGCCCAAGTTGTAAATACGATTGAGCAGTTAGGACAAACAGCCGTACCGAGCAGTGAATCGAATATTTTTTGTATGACGATTATTGGTCAAATTGAGGGGCATATCGTATTACCGCCACAAAATAAAACGACCAAGTATGAACATATCATTCCTCAGCTTGTAGCGGCAGAACAGAACAAAAGTATTGATGCACTACTTATTGTCTTAAATACAGTAGGTGGAGATGTGGAGGCTGGTCTTGCCATTGCAGAGATGATCGCTTCTCTTACGAAGCCTACGGTTACAGTAGTCATTGGTGGTGGGCATAGTATAGGCGTGCCGATTGCAGTCGCCTCAACCTATTCTATCATTGCTGAAAGTGCAACCATGACGATTCATCCAATTCGTCTGAACGGTTTAGTCATTGGTGTGCCTCAGACGTTTGAATATATGGAGAAGATGCAAGAGCGGATTGTCCGCTTTGTAACCTCTCATTCCCGAATATCTGAGGAGAAATTCAAGAATCTGATGTTCCAGACAGGTGAACTTAATCGAGATATTGGGACTGCGGTTGGGGGATTAGATGCCGTTGAGTATGGATTGATGGATGAGGTTGGGGGTATTGGTAAGGCATTGGCCAAGCTAAACCTTATGATCGATGAACAAAAAAGAACATTACTACAAGGAAGGGTGCAGTGA
- a CDS encoding ribonuclease J encodes MSKKINNDKLAIFALGGVGEIGKNMYVIQYGNDIIVVDSGLKFPEEDMLGIDIVIPDISYLTENRDKVRGILLTHGHEDHIGGLPYVLKHLNVPIYGTKLTLGLVENKLKEANLLGETKRILIDEDSVVEIGTTMKATFFRTNHSIPDSVGICIATPEGNVVHTGDFKFDHSPVNGQFANLQRMAAIGEEGVLALLSDSTNAEKPGFTPSERNVGVVLEDIFRKSSQRVVIATFASNVHRIQQVVNAAEATGRKVTVIGRSMVNVVSIASDLGYLNIPDGMLIEPEEVNKMAADRVVILCTGSQGEPMSALTRMARSTHRKVDILPGDTVIIAATPVPGNEKYVGRTIDELFKLGANVIYSGSNSGVHVSGHGSQEELKLMLNLMKPKFFIPIHGEFRMQRRHSLLAQEVGIDPANIFITELGEIVEIVNGSARKAGKVTAGNVLIDGLGVGDVGNIVLRDRKLLSQDGILVVVVTLSKQDGSIMSGPDIISRGFVYVRESEGLLDEANRIVSSTLQKLMSEKVNEWASLKTGVKDALGRFLYEQTRRRPMILPIIMEV; translated from the coding sequence TTGTCTAAAAAAATAAATAACGATAAATTGGCGATTTTTGCTTTGGGCGGCGTCGGTGAAATCGGGAAAAACATGTATGTCATTCAATATGGAAATGACATCATTGTAGTGGATTCCGGATTGAAGTTCCCGGAAGAGGATATGCTCGGAATTGATATTGTTATTCCTGATATTTCCTATTTGACAGAAAATCGTGACAAGGTGAGAGGTATTTTGCTTACGCACGGACACGAAGATCATATCGGTGGACTACCTTACGTGTTGAAACACCTGAACGTTCCGATTTATGGAACGAAACTAACACTTGGTTTAGTTGAGAACAAATTAAAAGAAGCCAATCTTCTTGGTGAAACAAAACGTATTCTAATTGATGAAGATTCCGTAGTTGAAATCGGTACAACGATGAAAGCTACTTTCTTCAGAACAAATCATAGTATTCCTGACTCTGTAGGGATTTGCATCGCTACTCCTGAGGGAAATGTAGTTCATACTGGAGACTTTAAGTTCGATCATTCACCAGTTAATGGTCAATTTGCGAACTTACAACGTATGGCTGCAATTGGAGAAGAAGGAGTATTAGCTCTACTATCAGATAGTACAAATGCTGAGAAACCAGGCTTCACTCCTTCGGAACGAAATGTGGGAGTAGTCCTTGAAGATATCTTCCGTAAGTCATCCCAACGTGTTGTTATAGCGACATTTGCTTCAAATGTACATCGTATTCAGCAAGTTGTGAATGCAGCGGAAGCTACAGGCCGTAAAGTGACTGTAATTGGTCGTAGTATGGTTAATGTAGTATCGATCGCATCAGATCTTGGTTATTTAAATATACCAGATGGAATGCTGATTGAACCTGAAGAAGTAAATAAGATGGCTGCAGATCGTGTAGTTATATTGTGTACAGGAAGTCAAGGAGAGCCAATGTCTGCGCTAACACGTATGGCTCGCTCTACACATCGTAAAGTAGATATTTTACCTGGAGATACTGTTATTATTGCTGCTACACCTGTTCCAGGTAATGAGAAATATGTAGGACGTACGATTGATGAACTATTCAAGTTGGGTGCTAATGTTATCTATAGTGGCTCTAATTCGGGGGTTCACGTATCAGGTCATGGTAGTCAAGAAGAATTAAAATTGATGCTAAACTTGATGAAGCCGAAATTCTTTATCCCAATTCATGGTGAATTCCGGATGCAACGTCGTCACTCTTTGTTAGCTCAAGAAGTAGGTATTGATCCTGCTAATATATTTATTACAGAACTTGGTGAAATCGTTGAGATTGTTAACGGTTCAGCTCGTAAAGCTGGTAAAGTCACTGCAGGTAATGTATTGATCGATGGGTTAGGTGTTGGTGATGTAGGTAACATCGTGTTGCGTGACCGGAAATTACTTTCTCAAGACGGTATACTTGTTGTAGTCGTTACATTGAGTAAACAAGATGGTAGCATCATGTCAGGACCTGATATCATTTCTAGAGGATTCGTTTACGTTCGTGAATCTGAAGGATTGCTTGACGAAGCGAATCGGATTGTCTCCAGTACGCTTCAGAAGCTTATGAGTGAGAAAGTGAATGAATGGGCTTCCCTCAAAACAGGGGTGAAGGATGCATTGGGACGGTTCTTGTACGAACAAACTCGTCGTAGACCGATGATTCTTCCCATCATCATGGAAGTATAA
- the dapA gene encoding 4-hydroxy-tetrahydrodipicolinate synthase, with amino-acid sequence MDFGRLITAMVTPFDEQGHINWNETSKLIDYLIEEQQSDSLVIAGTTGESPTLSDDEKSELFRFAVEKANKRCKIIAGTGSNNTAHSIHLTQEAEKLGVDGILLVVPYYNKPSQEGMFRHFEAIANSTKLPVILYNVPSRTVSSLSVDTTLRLAEIPNIVATKECASVDQVTQIAAGANEQFRVYSGDDSAALPTLAVGAYGIISVASHIVGVPMKKMILSYLEGDSKEAARLHQQLFPVFKGLFESPTPLPNPSAVKYALELLGYRVGDVRLPLISPNEEEAKFIKKLVDSL; translated from the coding sequence TTGGACTTTGGAAGATTGATTACAGCAATGGTAACCCCTTTTGATGAACAAGGTCATATTAATTGGAATGAAACTTCGAAATTGATTGATTATTTGATTGAAGAACAACAATCAGATTCTTTGGTCATTGCTGGAACGACAGGTGAGTCGCCGACGTTAAGTGATGATGAGAAATCGGAGCTATTTCGTTTTGCTGTAGAGAAGGCGAATAAACGGTGCAAGATCATTGCAGGTACAGGCTCTAATAATACAGCACACTCCATCCATTTGACTCAAGAAGCTGAGAAACTCGGTGTCGATGGTATTCTGTTGGTAGTACCTTACTATAACAAACCTAGTCAAGAAGGTATGTTTCGTCACTTCGAAGCTATTGCGAACAGTACAAAGCTACCCGTAATACTTTATAATGTACCAAGTCGTACAGTATCTAGTCTATCGGTAGACACAACTCTCCGTTTGGCGGAGATCCCTAATATCGTGGCTACCAAAGAATGTGCATCCGTAGATCAAGTGACTCAAATAGCTGCAGGGGCTAACGAACAATTCAGAGTTTACTCTGGAGATGACTCAGCGGCTCTGCCAACGTTAGCTGTAGGAGCTTATGGAATTATTAGTGTAGCGAGTCATATCGTAGGGGTTCCTATGAAGAAGATGATATTATCATACCTTGAAGGCGATAGTAAAGAGGCTGCACGTCTTCATCAACAACTGTTTCCTGTGTTTAAAGGACTATTTGAATCCCCAACCCCACTACCTAACCCATCAGCCGTTAAATATGCTCTTGAGCTGCTAGGATACCGAGTAGGGGATGTACGACTTCCACTGATTTCTCCTAATGAGGAAGAGGCGAAATTCATCAAAAAATTGGTTGATTCGTTATAA
- the dapG gene encoding aspartate kinase, with product MRILVQKFGGTSLSSSKAREHVLTHIKRELALDYNLVVVVSAMGRKGDPYATDSLLDWAVQNGDSLPEREKDLLLCCGEIISAATLCSLLQHEGISSTVLTGAQAGFVTDDHFGSARILDVRPSRIIEEFKTHKVVIVTGFQGQSVSGDFTTLGRGGSDTSATALGAVLHAEMVDIYTDVNGVLTADPRIVEDAKPLTYVSYAEICNMAHQGAKVIHPRAVEIAMQAQIPVRIRSTFSENEGTLVTHPEGFQDVQSGILDRFVTGIAYVSNVTQITVDCEEEMSNLQLKVFKSMAENSISVDFINVTLTGAVYTVFDHDSERALTVLQEMGFKPRSLSGCAKVSVIGGGINGVPGIMARIVEALSEHNIQILQSADSNTTIWVLVKKEDMVQSMRALHTKFQLHR from the coding sequence ATGCGCATCTTAGTTCAGAAATTCGGGGGTACTTCACTCTCCTCATCCAAGGCTAGAGAGCATGTATTAACACACATTAAGCGAGAACTGGCTCTTGATTATAACCTAGTTGTTGTCGTGTCTGCTATGGGGAGAAAAGGGGATCCTTATGCTACAGATTCCTTGCTTGATTGGGCTGTACAGAATGGGGATTCATTACCTGAACGCGAAAAAGATTTACTGCTCTGCTGCGGTGAAATTATATCCGCAGCTACATTATGTAGTCTGCTACAACATGAAGGCATCTCATCAACTGTTCTCACTGGGGCTCAAGCTGGTTTCGTGACAGATGATCATTTCGGTAGTGCTCGGATACTAGATGTCCGTCCTAGTCGGATCATTGAGGAGTTTAAGACTCATAAAGTGGTTATTGTGACAGGATTTCAAGGTCAGAGTGTGTCTGGTGATTTCACTACGCTTGGAAGAGGTGGAAGTGATACCTCAGCCACAGCGTTAGGTGCAGTATTACATGCTGAAATGGTTGACATTTATACGGATGTAAATGGTGTATTGACAGCAGATCCTAGGATCGTTGAAGATGCTAAGCCATTAACTTACGTGAGTTATGCTGAAATATGTAATATGGCCCACCAAGGTGCCAAAGTTATTCATCCACGTGCTGTAGAAATTGCGATGCAGGCTCAGATCCCTGTGCGTATACGCTCAACATTCTCAGAGAATGAAGGAACGTTGGTTACACATCCAGAAGGATTCCAAGATGTACAGTCAGGTATATTAGATCGTTTTGTTACGGGCATAGCTTATGTCAGTAACGTGACTCAAATAACGGTAGACTGTGAAGAAGAAATGAGTAATCTTCAACTGAAAGTGTTCAAGTCGATGGCCGAAAATTCGATTAGTGTTGATTTTATTAATGTGACACTGACAGGTGCGGTATATACGGTGTTTGATCATGATTCAGAGCGAGCACTGACGGTACTACAAGAGATGGGATTTAAGCCGAGAAGTTTGTCCGGGTGTGCCAAAGTTTCCGTTATTGGTGGTGGAATTAATGGAGTACCGGGTATAATGGCTAGAATAGTGGAAGCTCTGAGTGAACATAATATTCAAATATTACAATCAGCAGATTCCAATACAACAATTTGGGTTCTTGTCAAAAAAGAAGATATGGTGCAATCGATGCGCGCACTACATACTAAATTTCAATTGCATCGGTGA
- a CDS encoding aspartate-semialdehyde dehydrogenase encodes MSNQKFNVAVVGATGAVGEQILGLLEKRDFPVAKLKLLSSARSAGTVINFKGQDITVEEATPDSFDGIDIALFSAGGDVTKALAPHAVRHGAVCIDNTNAYRMDPSTPLVVPEVNPEKIDEHVGIIANPNCSTIQMVAALKPLQDAYGISRIIVSTYQAVSGAGNQAIQELLRQSKSVLEGEDVQPDILPVGSLPVKHQIAFNAIPQIDKFQENGYTLEEMKMVNETKKIMGDTSIEVTATCVRIPVVYGHSESVYVELKQDYDLNAVKELLANSPGITLVDDPSTQSYPLATEATGKPDVFVGRLRRDLGHNLGLNMWIVSDNLLKGAAWNAVQIAEIIVSKHSSRA; translated from the coding sequence ATGAGCAATCAAAAGTTTAATGTGGCGGTTGTAGGAGCGACAGGAGCAGTAGGAGAACAGATTTTAGGCCTTCTGGAAAAACGTGATTTTCCAGTTGCTAAGCTGAAGCTACTGTCATCTGCACGATCTGCGGGCACTGTCATTAACTTTAAAGGCCAAGACATAACAGTAGAAGAAGCAACCCCTGATAGTTTTGATGGCATTGACATTGCGTTGTTTAGTGCAGGTGGTGATGTAACTAAAGCATTGGCCCCTCATGCTGTAAGGCATGGTGCGGTGTGTATCGATAACACGAACGCTTACCGCATGGACCCGAGTACACCGCTTGTAGTACCAGAAGTCAATCCGGAGAAAATCGATGAGCATGTAGGGATTATTGCGAATCCGAACTGTTCCACGATACAAATGGTAGCTGCATTGAAACCGTTACAAGATGCTTATGGCATTTCTCGTATTATCGTTTCTACTTACCAAGCTGTATCAGGTGCAGGGAATCAAGCCATTCAGGAATTGCTTCGTCAAAGTAAAAGTGTGCTTGAAGGCGAGGATGTTCAACCAGATATTCTACCTGTAGGGTCACTGCCTGTGAAACATCAAATCGCCTTTAATGCGATTCCGCAAATTGATAAATTTCAAGAGAATGGTTACACGTTAGAAGAGATGAAGATGGTTAACGAAACGAAGAAGATTATGGGTGATACTTCTATCGAAGTAACAGCGACCTGTGTTCGTATTCCTGTCGTATATGGCCACTCTGAATCGGTCTACGTGGAACTGAAACAAGATTATGACCTTAATGCAGTCAAGGAACTTCTTGCAAATTCACCGGGTATTACATTGGTGGATGATCCATCAACACAATCTTATCCTCTAGCTACTGAAGCTACGGGTAAGCCAGATGTATTCGTTGGACGTTTACGCCGTGATTTAGGACATAACTTAGGTCTTAATATGTGGATTGTATCTGATAATCTCCTGAAAGGTGCGGCATGGAACGCTGTACAAATAGCTGAGATCATAGTTTCTAAGCATTCCAGTCGCGCATAG
- a CDS encoding dipicolinate synthase subunit B: MNWKGKTVGYAITGSHCTLEEVMPQIKRFVELGANVVSIVSNTVTTTDTRFGTSQNWLKQLKDITGNDIISTIVEAEPLGPSKLLDVLVIGPCTGNTTSKLANAMTDTPVLMAAKAQMRNGRPLVLAISTNDGLGLNAANIAKLLVTKNIYFVPFGQDNPVQKPNSLVAKMDLIPEACYSALQGAQLQPMIIERFHSA; the protein is encoded by the coding sequence ATGAATTGGAAGGGCAAGACGGTCGGTTATGCAATAACAGGTTCTCACTGTACACTTGAAGAAGTAATGCCGCAAATTAAGCGTTTTGTAGAGTTGGGTGCCAACGTTGTTTCAATTGTATCCAATACAGTAACAACCACTGATACACGTTTTGGTACTTCACAAAATTGGTTGAAACAGTTGAAAGATATAACAGGTAATGATATTATTTCTACAATTGTTGAGGCGGAGCCATTAGGGCCGTCTAAATTGTTAGATGTGCTGGTCATTGGGCCGTGCACAGGCAATACGACAAGTAAGCTAGCTAATGCAATGACGGACACTCCGGTGTTAATGGCAGCTAAAGCTCAAATGCGAAATGGTCGCCCTTTGGTGCTGGCTATATCTACGAATGATGGGCTTGGCTTGAATGCAGCGAATATTGCTAAATTATTAGTGACAAAGAATATTTATTTTGTGCCATTTGGCCAGGATAATCCTGTACAAAAGCCAAATTCTCTCGTTGCTAAGATGGATCTTATTCCTGAAGCTTGCTATTCCGCATTGCAAGGAGCTCAACTGCAACCCATGATTATTGAACGGTTTCATTCAGCGTAA
- the dpsA gene encoding dipicolinate synthase subunit DpsA, whose product MLTGVRMVFLGGDARQIEVIRKCSELNASVSIVGFEDLKDKLVNISRNKLSPKLLETANCLVLPVIGCDDEGKVNTLFSSDSIELTDEHFAALSPKCTVYTGMAKSYLRKVCIQYGIKLVELLERDDVAIYNSIPTAEGALMMAIQNTDFTIHGSNCIVLGMGRTGFTMARSLQGLGAKVRMGVRSEEHFARASEMGWEPFLTRDLEYEVGNIGLLFNTIPTMIVTAQTLSKMPQSAVIIDLASAPGGCDFRYAEKRGIKALLAPGLPGIVAPKTAGIIIANTLVQLILDGKKIRGDGE is encoded by the coding sequence ATGCTGACAGGAGTCAGAATGGTGTTCCTAGGTGGGGATGCGCGGCAGATCGAAGTTATTCGGAAGTGTTCGGAGTTGAACGCCTCGGTAAGTATTGTCGGATTCGAAGATTTGAAGGATAAGTTGGTAAATATTTCAAGAAATAAGCTCTCCCCTAAGTTATTAGAGACGGCAAACTGTCTCGTATTACCCGTGATAGGGTGTGATGATGAGGGGAAAGTTAATACGTTATTCTCTTCTGATTCTATTGAGCTTACGGATGAACATTTTGCAGCACTGTCGCCAAAATGCACGGTTTACACAGGTATGGCTAAATCTTATCTAAGGAAAGTATGCATTCAGTATGGGATTAAGCTTGTAGAGCTGCTTGAGCGTGATGATGTAGCTATTTACAACTCTATCCCTACGGCAGAGGGTGCACTAATGATGGCAATTCAGAACACTGACTTTACGATACATGGGTCGAACTGCATCGTTCTGGGAATGGGTCGAACGGGATTTACGATGGCTAGAAGTTTACAAGGTTTGGGAGCGAAAGTGAGGATGGGAGTACGTTCTGAGGAGCACTTTGCTAGGGCTTCTGAGATGGGCTGGGAGCCTTTCCTGACAAGGGATTTGGAGTATGAAGTGGGCAATATCGGCTTGCTTTTTAATACGATACCGACTATGATAGTCACAGCACAGACCCTGTCAAAAATGCCCCAAAGCGCAGTCATAATTGACCTTGCTTCAGCCCCTGGCGGATGTGATTTTCGTTATGCAGAGAAGCGAGGAATTAAGGCGCTCCTTGCTCCTGGTCTGCCCGGTATCGTAGCTCCCAAAACAGCTGGTATTATCATTGCCAATACATTGGTGCAGTTGATTTTGGACGGAAAGAAGATTCGGGGGGATGGGGAATGA
- the dut gene encoding dUTP diphosphatase, with protein MLHYVQIHKFPGHEDIKLPEKMSQLASGFDLYAAVEDEWVLNPGERKLIPTGFSIAMPQGLEAQIRPRSGLALKHGITCLNTPGTIDADYRGEVKVLLINLGDLPFTIVRNERIAQMVFQIVPEVAWEVVDKLSETVRGAGGFGHTGKS; from the coding sequence TTGTTACATTACGTTCAAATTCATAAGTTTCCCGGTCATGAGGATATCAAGCTACCTGAGAAAATGTCTCAGCTTGCCTCAGGATTTGATTTATATGCAGCAGTAGAAGATGAATGGGTACTAAATCCCGGTGAACGAAAATTGATTCCTACAGGATTTTCTATTGCTATGCCTCAAGGCCTAGAAGCGCAAATTCGTCCTCGGAGTGGGTTAGCACTTAAACATGGTATAACTTGCTTAAATACTCCAGGAACAATTGATGCCGATTACCGAGGTGAAGTTAAAGTTCTTCTCATTAACCTTGGAGATCTCCCCTTTACCATTGTAAGAAATGAGCGAATCGCTCAGATGGTATTTCAAATCGTACCTGAGGTGGCTTGGGAAGTGGTTGATAAACTCTCAGAAACCGTACGGGGAGCGGGCGGATTTGGCCATACTGGAAAATCATAA